One window of Camelina sativa cultivar DH55 chromosome 4, Cs, whole genome shotgun sequence genomic DNA carries:
- the LOC104779555 gene encoding protein CHROMATIN REMODELING 19 has protein sequence MKRDFDEISEEEWSQHSFNASRVLKRPRTPKRTRPPSNPSPSIESFAFRGPSATATNESNSSESDCVEIEDLGDSDSEVKIVNGEDLLLEDEEEEEVEETKVVMRAARVGRRFVIEDEEASDDGFGDEAESSASEEEFGRGGGGGGGGGGGRRGEDEDVVGKALQKCAKISADLRKELYGTSSGGTTCERYSEVETSTVRIVTQNDIDEACKAEDSDFQPILKPYQLVGVNFLLLLYKKGIEGAILADEMGLGKTIQGITYLTLLNHLHNDPGPHLVVCPASVLENWERELRKWCPSFTVLQYHGAARAAYSRELNSLSKAGKPPPFNVLLVCYSLFERHSEQQKDDRKVLKRWRWSCVLMDEAHALKDKNSYRWKNLMSVARNANQRLMLTGTPLQNDLHELWSLLEFMLPDIFTTENVDLKKLLNAEDTELITRMKSILGPFILRRLKSDVMQQLVPKIQRVEYVLMEKKQEDTYKEAIEEYRAASQARLVKLSSKSLTSLAKALPKRQISNYFTQFRKIANHPLLIRRIYSDEDVIRISRKLHPIGAFGFECSLERVIEEVKGYNDFRIHQLLFQFGVNDTKGTLSDKHVMLSAKCRTLAELLPTMKKSGHRVLIFSQWTSMLDILEWTLDVIGVTYRRLDGSTQVTDRQTIVDTFNNDKSIFACLLSTRAGGQGLNLTGADTVIIHDMDFNPQIDRQAEDRCHRIGQTKPVTIFRLVTKSTVDENIYEIAKRKLVLDAAVLESGIHVDDDGDTPEKTMGEILASLLMG, from the exons ATGAAGCGCGATTTCGACGAAATCTCCGAGGAAGAGTGGTCGCAGCACTCTTTTAACGCTTCGCGAGTTCTCAAACGACCACGGACTCCGAAGAGGACTCGTCCTCCGTCGAACCCTTCGCCTTCGATTGAGTCTTTTGCGTTTAGGGGACCTTCAGCGACGGCGACGAATGAGAGCAACAGCAGCGAAAGTGATTGTGTTGAGATTGAGGATTTAGGTGATTCGGATTCGGAGGTTAAGATTGTGAATGGTGAGGATTTGTTGTTggaggatgaagaggaagaggaagtggAAGAGACTAAGGTTGTGATGAGAGCTGCCAGAGTTGGTAGGAGATTTGtcattgaagatgaagaagcaagTGATGATGGGTTTGGTGATGAGGCTGAGAGTAGTGCTAGTGAGGAAGAAtttggaagaggaggaggaggaggaggaggaggaggaggagggaggagaggtgaagatgaagatgttgttggGAAGGCACTACAAAAGTGTGCTAAAATCTCAGCGGATCTTAGGAAGGAGCTTTATGGTACATCTTCTGGAGGTACTACTTGTGAGAGATACTCTGAAGTTGAAACTTCTACTGTCAGGATTGTCACACAG AATGATATTGATGAAGCCTGCAAAGCAGAGGATTCTGATTTTCAGCCTATACTCAAGCCGTACCAGTTGGTTGGTGTTAACTTTCTTCTCCTGTTGTATAAGAAAGGAATTGAAGGAG CCATTCTAGCCGATGAGATGGGTCTTGGAAAGACCATTCAG GGAATCACTTATTTAACCCTCTTAAACCACTTACACAATGACCCTGGTCCTCATTTGGTTGTATGCCCTGCCTCTGTTTTGGAAAACTGGGAGAGAGAACTTAGAAAATGGTGTCCATCATTTACTGTACTTCAATACCATGGGGCTGCGAGAGCTGCCTATTCAAGAGAATTGAATTCTTTGTCAAAAGCTGGGAAGCCACCACCATTCAATGTGCTTCTTGTCTGTTACTCTCTTTTTGAACGGCATAG TGAACAACAGAAAGATGACCGAAAAGTACTAAAACGATGGCGTTGGAGCTGTGTTTTGATGGATGAGGCCCATGCTTTAAAGGATAAGAATAGTTATAGGTGGAAAAACTTGATGTCTGTGGCCAGAAACGCAAACCAGCGTCTTATGCTTACAGGAACGCCTCTGCAAAATGATTTGCAT GAACTATGGTCGCTTCTGGAATTCATGTTGCCCGATATATTTACTACAGAGAACGTTgacttgaagaagttgttgaatGCAGAAGATACTGAGTTGATTACTCGAATGAAATCTATTCTAGGTCCTTTCATCTTGAGGCGTTTAAAATCCGATGTCATGCAGCAACTTGTTCCGAAGATACAACGG GTCGAGTATGTATTAATGGAGAAAAAGCAGGAAGATACATATAAAGAAGCCATAGAGGAATATCGTGCTGCTTCTCAAGCAAGGCTTGTGAAGCTTTCATCAAAATCCTTGACTTCTTTAGCCAAGGCCCTTCCAAAGCGTCAAATTTCAAACTATTTTACGCAATTCCGGAAG ATTGCAAATCATCCATTGTTAATCAGGCGAATATACAGCGATGAGGACGTCATTCGCATCTCCAGGAAATTGCACCCAATTGGTGCATTTGGATTTGAATGTTCCTTGGAAAGAGTCATCGAAGAAGTTAAGGGTTACAACGATTTCCGTATCCACCAG CTTTTGTTCCAATTTGGAGTTAACGATACCAAAGGAACTCTCTCAGACAAACATGTGATGCTCTCAGCAAAATGTCGG ACATTAGCTGAGCTTCTCCCTACAATGAAGAAATCCGGCCATCGGGTTCTAATTTTTAGTCAATGGACATCGATGCTTGATATCTTAGAATGGACGCTAGATGTAATTGGCGTTACATATCGAAGACTTGACGGCAG TACTCAAGTCACAGATAGACAAACCATAGTCGACACATTCAACAACGATAAATCGATCTTCGCTTGCCTGTTGTCAACTCGAGCAGGTGGACAAGGTCTGAATTTAACCGGGGCAGATACAGTAATAATTCACGATATGGATTTTAATCCACAGATTGATCGACAAGCTGAAGATCGATGCCATCGTATTGGTCAAACAAAACCAGTCACTATCTTCAG ACTGGTGACTAAATCGACGGTTGATGAGAACATCTACGAGATTGCAAAGCGGAAACTTGTTCTTGATGCGGCGGTTTTAGAATCGGGAATTCACGTAGATGACGACGGAGACACGCCTGAGAAAACCATGGGAGAGATTCTCGCTTCTCTTCTCATGGGATAA
- the LOC104779556 gene encoding defensin-like protein 2 encodes MKLSMRLISAVLIMFMIFVATGMGPVTVEARTCESQSHRFKGTCLSETNCANVCHNEGFDGGDCRGLRRRCFCTRQC; translated from the exons ATGAAGCTCTCTATGCGTTTGATCTCAGCTGTTCTCATCATGTTCATGATTTTTGTCGCCACAG GAATGGGTCCAGTCACTGTGGAGGCACGCACTTGTGAGTCACAGAGCCATAGGTTCAAGGGTACATGCCTCAGCGAAACAAACTGCGCAAACGTGTGCCACAACGAAGGTTTTGACGGAGGTGATTGCCGTGGACTCCGTCGTCGTTGCTTCTGCACCAGACAATGCTGA
- the LOC104779557 gene encoding defensin-like protein 2, which yields MKLSIRLISAVLVLFMIFVATGMGPVTVEARTCESQSHRFKGKCFSETNCRNVCHNEGFSGGNCRGFRRRCFCTRYC from the exons ATGAAGCTCTCTATACGTTTGATCTCAGCCGTTCTTGTCTTGTTCATGATATTTGTGGCCACAG GGATGGGTCCAGTCACGGTGGAGGCACGCACGTGTGAGTCACAGAGCCATAGGTTCAAGGGTAAATGCTTCAGCGAAACAAACTGCAGAAACGTGTGCCACAATGAAGGCTTTTCAGGAGGCAACTGTCGTGGATTCCGTCGTCGTTGCTTCTGCACCAGATATTGCTGA
- the LOC109132646 gene encoding defensin-like protein 1: MKLSMRLISAVLLMFMIFVATGMGPVTVEARTCESKSHRFRGPCVSRHNCGNVCHNEGFSGGKCRGFRRRCFCTRHC, encoded by the exons ATGAAACTCTCTATGCGTTTGATCTCAGCTGTTCTCCTCATGTTCATGATATTCGTCGCCACAG GTATGGGTCCAGTCACGGTGGAGGCACGCACATGTGAGTCAAAGAGCCATAGGTTCAGGGGTCCATGTGTGAGCAGACACAACTGCGGAAACGTGTGCCACAACGAAGGCTTCTCCGGAGGTAAATGCCGTGGATTCCGTCGTCGTTGCTTCTGCACCAGACATTGCTGA
- the LOC104779558 gene encoding defensin-like protein 10 yields MKLSLRLVPALLLSFMLLFATGMGPVEARTCESPSSKFQGVCLNSQTCAKACPSEGFTSGRCNSLRCYCSKAC; encoded by the exons ATGAAGCTCTCTCTGCGTTTGGTCCCAGCCCTTCTCCTCTCGTTCATGCTCCTCTTTGCCACAG GAATGGGTCCTGTGGAAGCAAGAACGTGCGAGTCACCGAGTAGCAAATTCCAAGGAGTTTGTCTCAACTCACAGACCTGTGCCAAAGCTTGCCCCAGCGAAGGTTTTACAAGCGGTCGATGCAATAGTCTCCGTTGCTACTGCTCCAAAGCTTGCTAA